TCGCGGTGATGCCGGCGAACACGCCGCATAAATTCACCGCCCTGGAGCCGGAGCGGCTGGAAATGGTCTGCATCCATGCCGCCGGAACCATGCGGCAGGACAATCTGGAATAGGCTGCCCCTCGCTTCTCCCCGAGCGGGATAAGCGAGGGGCGTCGACAGCTAGGCCACCGCGCTGATCAGCGGTTCGCCGGCAAAGTGGTTTTCCAGATTGGCCGCCAGCAAGGCGCCCATGGCGTCGCGGGTCTGGCTGGTGGCGCTGCCCTGATGGGGGGAGAGCACGACATTGTCGAGGCCGAACAGGGCTTCGGGGACATTGGGTTCGTCGACGAAGACATCGAGCGCCGCGCCGCCCAGGCCGCCATTGCCGAGCAGTTCGACCATGGCCGGCTCGTCGACCAATGTGCCGCGGGCGATATTGAGCAGATAGCCTTCGGGGCCGAGCGCTTCGAGCACTTTCCGCGATACGATCCCCTCGGTGCCCTTGCCGCCCGGCGCGATGAGAACCAGCCAGTCGCTGTCGCGGGCCATGGCTTCGAGATTATCGTAATAGACATAGGGCACGTTGGGCTGGCGGTGGCGGCCGTGATAGACGACGCGCATCTTCATGGCCTGGGCCCGGCTGGCGATTTCCTTGCCGATGCGGCCAAGGCCGAGAATGCCCACGGTCTTGCCGGTCAGCTCGGAAAACAGCCCGAGACGATGGTTGGGCCATTGACCCTGCCGCACGAATTGATCGGCCTGCGGAATGCGGCGGGCCAGGCCGATCATCATGCCGATCGTATATTCGGCCACCGCGTCGCTGAGCACGTCCGGCGTATTGGTGACGCGGATATTGCGGGCCTTGGCGGCGGCGATGTCGATATTGTCGTAGCCGACGCCGAAACTGGCGATGATTTCCAGATTGGGCAATTGCGCAATCAGGTCGGCGCTGACGCCGGAACCGGCAATGGCGCGGATGCGGGCGCCGTTTTCGGCCAGCCAGGCGGCCTTGTCGGCCTGCTCATAGAGCTTGTGGACAGTGTAGCGCGCGGCGAGCGCCTCCTGGCAAGGGGCATGGAGCGGTGCGGTCTGGAGGATTTCGATGGTCATGAAATGGTTTCCTTGCATGCGTTTGGCCGGATTGCCGTCAAAGATGATGTCACTGCAACACGAAAAGCCAGGCTGAAATGGTCAGCGCCGACAGGATCGTGCCGATGAGGATCGCATTGGCCGCGACGCTGGTGCCGCGATCGTAATAGGTGGCGAAGACGTAGATATTGACGCCGGCCGGCATGGCTGCCAGCAGGACGCCGTAACGGGCGATCTCCATAGGCACGTGCAGCACCCAGATCATCAGCACATAGGCGATGAGCGGATGCAGGACGAGCTTGATGAGGGCGGCCACCAGTGCCTGCTGCCAGCTCTCCGACAGCTTGAACTCGTTGAGCGCCCCGCCAATGCCGAACAGCGCCGCGGGCACCACGGCCTGGCTCATCATCTGGAAGAAGGCTTCGGCCGGCTCGATCAATTGCAGGTTGATCACCGAACCGCCAATGCCGGCGGCAATGCCCCAGATCAGCGGGTTGGAGGTGACGCGGCGCACCGCCACGATCAGGGCTTTCGTCAGCGGCTGGCCATCGCGGCGGGTGAGCTCCATGGTGACCATGCCCAGCGATAGCAGGATGGCGCCATGCAGGCCGATGATCGAGAGGGTGACCGGCATGGCCGCCTCGCCATAGGCGCGCGTCATGAGCGGCAGGCCCACCAGCACCGAATTGCTGAACGTGCCGGCAAAGCCCACCGAGACGCTTTCGCCCGGCTTGGCGGCGAAGGCCCGCCGGGAAATGACGATGCCGATAACGAAGCAGACGATCGCGCCCAGATAGAAGGGGCCGATGATTGCCAGATTGAAAGCCGCGCGGAAATCGCTGGTGCTGATGGAATAGAACAGCAGGCAGGGCGTGGCGAAATTGTTGACGAAGGCGATCAGCGCCTTGATGCCATCGGCCGGAAACAAGCGTAGCCGCACCGCGCCGAAGCCAAAGGCCATGAGCGCGAAGATCGGGGCGATGACGGCAAGAATGTCGAGCATTGGCCGGGAAGCCTGGGCCGGGAGGGAATGGTCCCCTGCCGTACCCTCCAGTTCGGAGCGGGTCAATGCCACTCTCATATGGCGGAAAAAGCGAAATAGAGATGTTACAAAACGAAACCAAGTGTCGTATAAACGAAACATGACGGACAAAGGCGGCGACATGCTGGATATTTTCGTGATCGGCGGCGGCATCAACGGCGCCAGCGTGGCGCGCGATGCGGTGGGACGCGGCTATTCGGTGGCGCTGGCCGAGATGAACGATCTGGCCTCGGGCACTTCATCCGCCGCCACCAAGCTGATCCATGGCGGGCTGCGCTATCTCGAACATTACGAATTCCGCCTGGTGCATGAGGCCTTGGCCGAGCGCGAAGTATTGTGGTCGGCGGCGCCGCATATCATCTGGCCGCTGCGCTTCGTCCTGCCGCATCACAAGGGCTTGCGGCCGGCGGCGGTGCTGCGCGCCGGGCTGGCACTTTACGATCATCTGGGCGGACGGCGCCTGCTGCCGCCGACCAAGACCCTGGACCTGACCCGGGACGAAGCGGGCAGGCCGCTGAAGCCCGGCTATCGGCTGGCTTTCGAATATTCCGATTGCTGGGTGAACGATGCGCGTTTCGTGGTGCTCAATGCCCGCGACGCGGCCGATCGCGGCGCTGCGATCCATGTACGGACCAAGGTGGTTTCGGCGCGGCGCGAGCACGGCGGCTGGACCATCGAACTCGATGGCGAGGGCGGGCGGCACAGCGTGCGGGCGCGCCTGCTGGTCAATGCCGGCGGGCCCTGGGTGGACGAGGTCATCAACGGCGTCATCGGCAAGAATGGCGCGCATAATGTGCGGCTGGTCCAGGGCAGCCATATCGTGGTGAACAAGCTCTACGATCACGATCGCTGTTATTTCTTCCAGAATTCGGACGGGCGCATTTTCTTCGCCATTCCCTATGAGGACGATTTCACCCTGATCGGCACCACCGACCGCGATTATGACGGCGACCCCAAAGACGTGAAGATCACCGAGGAGGAGATTGATTATCTGCTCGCCGCGGCCAGCGAATATTTCGTTCAGCCGGTGACCCGCGAGGCGATCGTCTGGACCTATTCCGGGGTGCGGCCGCTATTCGATGACGGCGCCAGCGCCGCGCAGGAAGCCACCCGCGATTACGTGCTCAAGCGCGATGGCGATGCGGCCAGCGGCGCCCTGGTCAATGTCTTTGGCGGCAAGCTGACCACGTCGCGGCGGCTGGCCGAATCGGTGCTGGAACAGGTCGAGGAGGTGCTGGGCAAAAAGGGCGCGGCCTGGACCAAAAAGAGCACCCTGCCGGGCGGCGATTTCGGGGTGAAGGGCTTCGACGGCGAATTGCGCCGGCTCGGCATGAATTATCCCGGCCTGCCGGCGGGCTTGCTGCGGCGGCTGCTGCGGCTTTACGGCACCCGGGCCCGGATCATTCTCGGCGCCAAGCAGGACGAGGCGGAACTGGGCCGGCATTTCGGCGCCGATCTCTATCAGGCGGAAGTGGATTACCTGGTTGCGCAGGAATGGGCGCGCAATGCACAAGACATATTGTGGCGGCGCACCAAGCTGGGGCTGCGGATCGGGGCCGAGGACGTGGCGCGGCTGGAAGACTATCTCGCGGGGCGTGGCTAGCGGGGCTGTCTCCTTTTCTCTTGTGGGAGAAGGGGGCAAGGGAAGATCGGAGGAGAGATTTCATGAGCGGTTATATTCTGGCCATCGATCAGGGCACGACCTCGAGCCGGGCCATTCTGTTCGACGGCGACCGCAAGATTGCCGGGTCCGGCCAGAAAGAATTCACCCAGATTTTTCCCCAGGACGGCTGGGTGGAGCATGACCCCGAGGAAATCTGGGACAGCGTCGTCTGGTCGGTGAAGGCGGCGCTGAAACAGGCCAAGGCCAAGGCCACGGACATTGCGGCCATCGGCATCACCAATCAGCGCGAAACGGTCCTCGTCTGGGACCGCCAGACCGGCAAGCCGATCCACAATGCCATCGTCTGGCAGGACCGGCGCACCGCGGAGCTCTGCGCCGAGCTGAAACGGCTCGGGCACGAGGACTTGGTGACCGGCAAGACCGGATTGCTGCTCGACCCCTATTTCTCCGGCACCAAGGTGAAATGGCTGCTCGACCAGGTGACGGGCGCGCGCCAGCGGGCCGAACGGGGCGAACTGGCCTTCGGCACCGTGGATTCTTTCCTCATCTGGCGGCTGACCGGCGGCAGCAAGCACGTGACCGACGCCACCAATGCCGCCCGCACCCTGTTGTTCGATATCGGCAGCAATGCCTGGGACGAGCAGCTTTGCGGCCTGCTCGACGTGCCCATGGCCATGCTGCCCGAGGTCAAGGATTGCGCCGACGATTTCGGCGTGACCGAGGAAACCCTGTTCGGCGCCGCCATTCCCATTCTCGGCGTGGCCGGCGACCAGCATGCGGCGACCATCGGCCAGGCCTGTTTCGAGCCGGGCATGGTCAAATCCACCTATGGCACCGGCTGCTTCGCGCTGCTCAATACCGGCACCGACATGGTGCGGTCCCGGAACCGGCTGCTGACCACCATCGCCTATCGGCTCGACGGCCAGACCATCTATGCGCTGGAAGGCTCGATCTTCATCGCCGGCGCCGCCGTGCAATGGATCAGGGACGGGCTGAAACTGGTCAGGCATGCCAGCGAGACCGGGCCGCTGGCGCAATCGGCCGATCCGGGCCAGAACGTCTATATGGTGCCTGCCTTTGTGGGCCTGGGCGCACCCTGGTGGGACGCCGAGGCGCGGGGCGCCATCTATGGGCTGACGCGCAATTCCGGCCCGGCCGAGATCGCCAGGGCGGCACTGGAGGCGGTGTGCTACCAGACGCGCGACCTGCTCACCGCCATGCAGAAGGATTGGCAGACCGGCGGCAAGGACAGGGTGCTGCGCGTCGATGGCGGCATGGTGGCCTCGGACTGGACCATGCAATTCCTGGCCGACATTCTCGATGCGCCGGTGGACCGCCCGACCATTCTCGAAACCACGGCGCTGGGCGCGGCC
This genomic stretch from Devosia sp. YIM 151766 harbors:
- a CDS encoding 2-hydroxyacid dehydrogenase; the encoded protein is MTIEILQTAPLHAPCQEALAARYTVHKLYEQADKAAWLAENGARIRAIAGSGVSADLIAQLPNLEIIASFGVGYDNIDIAAAKARNIRVTNTPDVLSDAVAEYTIGMMIGLARRIPQADQFVRQGQWPNHRLGLFSELTGKTVGILGLGRIGKEIASRAQAMKMRVVYHGRHRQPNVPYVYYDNLEAMARDSDWLVLIAPGGKGTEGIVSRKVLEALGPEGYLLNIARGTLVDEPAMVELLGNGGLGGAALDVFVDEPNVPEALFGLDNVVLSPHQGSATSQTRDAMGALLAANLENHFAGEPLISAVA
- a CDS encoding AEC family transporter, with the protein product MTRSELEGTAGDHSLPAQASRPMLDILAVIAPIFALMAFGFGAVRLRLFPADGIKALIAFVNNFATPCLLFYSISTSDFRAAFNLAIIGPFYLGAIVCFVIGIVISRRAFAAKPGESVSVGFAGTFSNSVLVGLPLMTRAYGEAAMPVTLSIIGLHGAILLSLGMVTMELTRRDGQPLTKALIVAVRRVTSNPLIWGIAAGIGGSVINLQLIEPAEAFFQMMSQAVVPAALFGIGGALNEFKLSESWQQALVAALIKLVLHPLIAYVLMIWVLHVPMEIARYGVLLAAMPAGVNIYVFATYYDRGTSVAANAILIGTILSALTISAWLFVLQ
- the glpD gene encoding glycerol-3-phosphate dehydrogenase, producing MTDKGGDMLDIFVIGGGINGASVARDAVGRGYSVALAEMNDLASGTSSAATKLIHGGLRYLEHYEFRLVHEALAEREVLWSAAPHIIWPLRFVLPHHKGLRPAAVLRAGLALYDHLGGRRLLPPTKTLDLTRDEAGRPLKPGYRLAFEYSDCWVNDARFVVLNARDAADRGAAIHVRTKVVSARREHGGWTIELDGEGGRHSVRARLLVNAGGPWVDEVINGVIGKNGAHNVRLVQGSHIVVNKLYDHDRCYFFQNSDGRIFFAIPYEDDFTLIGTTDRDYDGDPKDVKITEEEIDYLLAAASEYFVQPVTREAIVWTYSGVRPLFDDGASAAQEATRDYVLKRDGDAASGALVNVFGGKLTTSRRLAESVLEQVEEVLGKKGAAWTKKSTLPGGDFGVKGFDGELRRLGMNYPGLPAGLLRRLLRLYGTRARIILGAKQDEAELGRHFGADLYQAEVDYLVAQEWARNAQDILWRRTKLGLRIGAEDVARLEDYLAGRG
- the glpK gene encoding glycerol kinase GlpK; amino-acid sequence: MSGYILAIDQGTTSSRAILFDGDRKIAGSGQKEFTQIFPQDGWVEHDPEEIWDSVVWSVKAALKQAKAKATDIAAIGITNQRETVLVWDRQTGKPIHNAIVWQDRRTAELCAELKRLGHEDLVTGKTGLLLDPYFSGTKVKWLLDQVTGARQRAERGELAFGTVDSFLIWRLTGGSKHVTDATNAARTLLFDIGSNAWDEQLCGLLDVPMAMLPEVKDCADDFGVTEETLFGAAIPILGVAGDQHAATIGQACFEPGMVKSTYGTGCFALLNTGTDMVRSRNRLLTTIAYRLDGQTIYALEGSIFIAGAAVQWIRDGLKLVRHASETGPLAQSADPGQNVYMVPAFVGLGAPWWDAEARGAIYGLTRNSGPAEIARAALEAVCYQTRDLLTAMQKDWQTGGKDRVLRVDGGMVASDWTMQFLADILDAPVDRPTILETTALGAAWLAGMKAGIWPGMQEFSAGWARDRRFEPAMDEQTRKAKVAGWDDAVRRTLTAR